The genomic segment CTGCAGGCCGATGCCATCGTGCGCATTCTTCAGGCGCTCGTAGCCGATGCGCTCGTGCGCGGCGTGCATGTCGACCACGATCAGGCCTTCGGCGTTTTCGGCCAGGATGTAGATGCCGTGCAGCTGCGCGATCGCATAGCCCAACGGCGGCACGCCCGCATCGGCGCTGGTCACCGGCAGTCCATTCTCGCTCGGCATCGGCGGCAGCGTCGCCCCGCGTTCGGCACCGGACGGTGCGGCATACAACGCGGCATAGGCGGCCGGGGCGTCGGCCACCTGCAGGCCCAGCGGCTGCTGCGGCCGCCAGCCTGAGAATCCCCCCCCGCCGCCTGAGCCGGAACCCGGCGCAGGACCGCGCACCAGTCCGAATCCAGAAGCGCCTGCGCTGGACGCCATCGGTGTCGCGGACGCATCCACCGGATGCGCAGGTACGGCACCGATCTCCTGCGCCGACATGCCGGCACGGGTGTCGGCCAGCGCGTCCTTCAGCGTGCGGTAGACGAAATCATGGACCAGCCGCGAATCACGGAAGCGCACCTCGTGCTTGGCCGGATGCACGTTGACGTCGACCCGGGTCGGGTCCAGTTCCAGGAACAGCACGTAGGCCGGTTGGCGACCGTGGTACAGCACGTCGCCATAGGCCATCTTCACCGCATGGGCGACGCTGCGATCGCGCACCGAACGGCCGTTGACGTACAGGTACTGCTGGTCGGCACTGGCACGCGAATAATGCGGCTGTGCAATCCACCCGTGCAGGCGCAGGCCGGCACCGCTGTGGTCCACGCGCACGGCCTGGTTGGCGAAGTCCTCGCCCAGCGTTTCGGCCAGCCGCGCATCGGAATACAGATCGCCCGGCTTGTAGCGGCGCGAGGCCTTGCCGTTGTGCGACACGCGCAGTTCGACATCCGGCCGCGCCAGTGCCAGCGAACGCAGCCACTCTTCGATATGACCCAGTTCGGTGCGCTCGGCGCGCAGGAACTTGCGCCGCGCCGGCACGTTGTAGAACAGTTCGCGCACTTCCACGGTGGTACCCGGTGCATGCGCACGCGGAGTGACTTCACCGATCTTGCCGCCTTCGATCTGCAGCGCGGAACCATGCTCGTCGTGCGCGCGGCGCGAGGCCAGGGTGAAGCGGCTGACCGAGGCGATCGATGGCAGCGCCTCCCCCCGGAAACCGAGCGTGGCCACCGATTCAAGATCATCCAGGTCGGCGATCTTGCTGGTGGCATGGCGCGAGACCGCCAGTGGCAACTGCTCCGGCGCGATGCCGCTGCCGTTGTCGCGGATGCGGATCAGGCGCACACCGCCTTCTTCAAGATCGATGTCGACGCGGCTGGCACCGGCATCGATCGCATTCTCGACCAGTTCCTTGACCACGGACGCAGGACGTTCGACCACTTCGCCAGCGGCGATCTGGTTGATCAGGATGTCCGGCAATGGCCGGATCGGGCGCGGATGGGCAGCAGACGTCATGCAGGGATGATAACGGAGCGGCCCTGGGTAGAGTCGAGCCATGCTCGACCGGCGGGTTACCGGCAAGGCCCAGTCGAGCGCGGCTCGACTCTACAGAAAGCAGAAACCCGCCTTCGGCGGGTTACTTGCTGCCGCCGGCCATGGTGCCTGCAGCGTCGATCTCGGCCTGGGCGCGGGCCGCGTACAGCGTGCCCGGCGGCGGCTGGCGGCTGAAGAAGGTGTGCACGCCATCGAGCACCGCACCGGCGATCTTGCGCTGGTAGGCCGGGTCGATCAGGCGGCGCTCTTCATCCGGGTTGGAGATGAACGCGGTTTCCACCAGCATCGCCGGCATGTCCGAGGTGCGCAGCACCGCGAAGTTGGCGCGCTCGATGTTCGGCTTGTGGTTGTTGCCGATCCGCTTCAGGCCGCCCAGCACGTGGCCGGCTGCGTCCTCGGACGCCTTCATGTAGCCGCTCTGGGCCAGGTCCAGCAGCACGTTGGCAAGCGTGCCTTCGGTCTGCTGCAGGCGCACGCCACCGACCAGATCGGCCGCGTTTTCCTTGTCTGCCAGCCAGCGCGCACGCTGCGAGGAAGCCCCCTTGGTCGACAGCACATACACCGACGAACCGGTGGCCGAGCGGTTTTCGGCCGCATCGGCGTGGATCGAGATGAAGATGTCGGCCTTGTTCGCACGCGCCTTCTGCGCACGCATCGGCAGCGGAATGAACACGTCGCTGTCGCGGGTCAGGTAGGCCTTCAGGCCCGGCGTCGCGTTCACCTGGCGCGCCAGCTCGCGTGCCACCGCCAGGGTGACGTCCTTCTCGCGCTTGCCGGTCGGGCCTATCGCACCCGGGTCCTGGCCGCCGTGGCCCGGATCGATGGCCACCACCAGGTGGCGCATGCCAGCCTGCATGCGGATGCGCGAGGCATCGCTGGGCATGGCCGGGCGTGGAGGTTCCACTGGCGTTGGCGCCGGCGCGGGCACCGTGGCCGGCGGCGTGGTCACCACCGCAGCGGTGCGCTGGCCGGCGAGGATCGCGGCCGGTGAAGAGGACGGCGTGCTGCTGGCCGCGGTACCTGCCGCAGCGACCTGCGCCGGTGCGGTGGACGGTGCCGGCGTCGGCGTGGCCGGGGTCGCTGCAGCGGCGCTGGCCTGCTGCTGCACCTGTGCGGTCAGCAGCGCGGTGGCGCGCGCGGCGTCATTGCGCGACTGCGCGCTCTCGGCCGGAGTCGGCGCGGGCGTGCTGGCGGGCGCCTGTGGCTGCACCGCCGGGGTCACCGCCGGCCGGCTGGCGGCCACGGCCGGGCCATCGCCCGGCCATTCGATCACCAGCTTGGATTCATTGCCCTCGCGCTGCATCTGCGGGCGGAACGGCGCCACCGATTCAGCGAGGTCGAAAACGACACGGAACGTGCCCGGAACCGGCTGTCCGGTACGCACCGCCGTGACCACGCCCTGCGCGGCCGGCATCTTCAGGTTGCGTATGGCGCTGGAGTCCGGGAAATCGACCACCAGGCGGTTCGGCCCGGCCAGCGACAGGGTCTTGTAGCCACCACTGCCGACCAGCGAGATCTCGGCACGGGTGCCGGTGGCGCCGGTGTTCAGCAGGACCTGGCGGACTTCACCGGCCCACGCACTGACGCTCGCCAGACCCAGTCCGACGGCGGCACAGATGGCGATGAGACGGTTCCCCGGGCGCATGGCTCAGGATTCAATCACCGCGCTGAACGGAATGCAACACCTTTTTCCTTAATAATCCGTAACCTGCCGATGTTTGTTCTCGTCAGCCGACAGAAATGGCCTGCAAGTCACCCCCTTGAGGGAGCCGTTCCAGCCATTCACGCCCCGCGTCGCTGGCCCCAGTGAGACGAACACGACGCCCCTTGTCCTCGATTTCCAGCGCGACCACCAGATCGGTCGGCGGCAACGCACCGGCCCCGCGCTCGGGCCATTCGACCAGCCACAACACGGCACTGCCCTCGTCCAGGCCGAGGAAATCGAGCTCGCCGGCCTGGCCGATGCGGTACAGGTCCAGGTGCCATGCCTCGCCGCCACTGGCCAGCGGGTAGCGCTCGACCAGGGTGTAGGTCGGGCTGCGGATGGCGCCCTGCACGCCCAGTGCGCGCAGCAGTGCGCGGGCAGTGGTGGATTTGCCGGCGCCGAGGTCGCCGCGCAGCTCGATCAGCGCCTGCGGCGGCCGGGTCGCCGCCAGCCACTGCCCGAGCAGTTCGGTGGCATCGCTGTCGGCAAGGAAGAATTCGGTCATGGAGAGAGGTCCGGATTGGCCAGTCGCCGCAGCGGCGCCAGCAGGTCAGTAGGAAGCAGGCCACGCGCGCCATCGGCGGCAGCGGAATCGCCGGCGAGTGCGTGCAGCAAGGCGCCGGCCGCGGCCGCGTCGAACGCGGCCAGGCCCTGCGCGCGCAGGCTGGCAATGATGCCGGTGAGCAGGTCGCCCATTCCGCCCACCGCCATGCCGGGATTGCCCGCAGCGATCAGCCGTGGTGTCTGCGCGGGTGCCGCCACGATGCTGCCCGCCCCCTTCAGCACGACCACGGCGTGGAAGCGCTCGGCCAACGCCTGCGCGCTGGCATAGCGGTTGGCCTGGATGTCAGCGCTGCTGCAACCAAGCAGGCGCGCGGCCTCGCCCGGGTGCGGGGTAAGGATGGCGCCGGGCAACGCTCGCGGATCCTGCGCCAGCAGGTTCAGTGCATCGGCATCGACCACCAACGGCTTGCCACACGCCAGCACCCGCGCAAACAGCGCGCGCGCCCATTCGTCCTGGCCCAGGCCGGGCCCGATCGCCACCACCGTGGCCCTGTCCAGCAGCGCCGGCAGCGCATCGCCGTCTTCCAGCGCATGGGTCATCGCCTCCGGCAGGCGCGCCAGCAAGGCGCCGACGTGATCGCGACGGGTACCCAGGCTCAGCAGGCCGGCGCCGGCGCGCAGTGCTGCCTCGGCCGCCATTGCGATGGCGCCGCCGCTGCCATGGTTGCCGCCAACGCACAGCACGTGCCCGGATTCGCCTTTGTGGGTATTGGCGCGTCGCGGTGGCAGCAGCGCCTTCAAACGGTCGCCGGTCCAGCGCTGCGCGCTGGCCTGGATGCCGTCCCAGGCCTGATCAGGCAGTTCGAGTGGCGCCAGCCGGCGCTGGCCGACCTGCTCCAGCGCATCACCGGTGTACAGGCCTCGGTGGCACGCGATGAACTGCAACGTGACATCGGCCTTCACCGCCACGCCGGGCACACATCCGCTGTCGGCATCAACGCCACTGGGCACGTCCATCGCCAGTACCGGCCCACGCGCCGCATTGAGGGCTTCGATCAGCGCCCGGGCCATGCCGGACGGCGCCCGGTCCAGGCCAAGCCCGAACAGGGCGTCCACATAGACCTCAGCGTCCGGCAAATGGCCATCGAACTCGACGACACTGCCACCGGCCGTCGCAAATTCCGCTGCAGCCTGCGCCGCCAGCACCGTGGCGGGCGACCTGCCAGGCAGCGTGACCACCTGAACCTGGCGCCCCGACCGCAGGGCATGGCTGGCCAGCACGTAGCCGTCGCCACCGTTGTTGCCGGCACCGACCAGCACGCATAGCTGGAGAGCCTCCGGCCACTGCTGCAGCAGGCACTGCCAGCCGGCCAGACCCGCCTGGGCCATCAGGCTCCAGCCACCATCACCGGCCAGCGCCGATGCGCGCCTATCGAGCGCGCGCGCCGCTGCGGTATCGAACAGAAGGGAAAGATCGGGCATGCAGGGATTTTATACTGGTGCACATGTCCCCCGTCCCCGCCCCTGTCGATCCGGCCCAGGCCGTGCAGCGCATCCGTGAACTTGCCCGTGCGCATGGCTTCCAGCGCTGCGGCATCGCCGGCATCGAGCTGGGCGAGGATGAGGCGCACCTGGCCGACTGGCTGGGCCAGGGCCTGTACGGCACGATGGACTGGATGGCGCGCCACGGCACCCTGCGCGCGCGTCCGGCCGAGCTGCTGCCCGGCACCGTGCGGGTGATCTCGGTGGGCATGGATTACAGCCACAAGGACGACACCGAGGCCTGGGCGACCCTGGCTGATCCCGGCCGCGCCTACGTGGCGCGCTATGCGCTGGGCCGCGACTACCACAAGCTGATGCGCAACCGCCTGCAGAAACTGGCCACGCAGATCAACGACGAGGTGGCTCCGCTGGGCTACCGCGTCTTCGTCGATTCGGCGCCGGTGCTGGAACGTGCACTGGCGCGCAACGCCGGGCTCGGCTGGATCGGCAAGCACACCTGCCTGATCGACCGTCACGGCGGCTCCTGGTTCTTCATCGGTGAGATCTACATCGATATCCCGCTGCCGATCGATACCCCGGCCACCGCCCACTGTGGCACCTGCACGCGCTGCATCGACGTCTGCCCCACCCAGGCCATCATCGGCCCGCAACGGCTGGATGCGCGGCGCTGCATCTCGTACCTGACCATCGAGCACGACGGCGCCATCCCCGAGGACATGCGGCCGCTGATCGGCAACCGCATCTATGGCTGCGACGATTGCCAGCTGGTCTGCCCCTGGAACAAGTTCGCCAGGCGCACCGACGAAGCCGATTTCCGTGCACGCAACCAGCTGGATACCGCGCGCCTGGACCAGCTGTTCGCCTGGGACGAGGCCGAATTCCTGCGCCGCACCGAGGGCAGCCCGATCCGCCGCAGCGGGCATGAGCGCTGGCTGCGCAACATCGCGGTGGCGCTGGGCAATGCGCCTGCGTCCGCCGAGGCATTGGCTGCCCTGCACACCCGCATCGACGATCCCTCGCCGCTGGTGCGCGAGCACGTGCAGTGGGCGCTGGGCCAGCACGCGGCGCGCTGACGTGCGATCCTGAGCCCCCGTTCCACCCGCCCCATGCCGTGCCCATGCAGCCACGCAACGACGACATTTTCACCCCCAGCCAGCTCAACACCCTGGCCCGCGATCTGCTGGAAGGCAGCTTCCCGGCGATCTGGGTGGAGGCCGAACTGGGCAGCGTGGCGCGCCCTGCCTCCGGGCACCTGTACTTCACCCTGAAGGACGCGCGCGCGCAGCTGCGTGCAGCCATGTTCCGGATGAAGGCGCAGTACCTGAAGTTCGTGCCGCGCGAAGGCATGCGTGTGCTGGTGCGCGGCAAGGTGACCCTGTACGACGCCCGTGGCGAGTACCAGATGGCGCTGGACCACATGGAGGAAGCCGGCGAAGGCGCACTGCGCCGCGCGTTCGAGGAACTGAAGGCGCGCCTGGAGGCCGAAGGCCTGTTCGACCCGGCACGCAAGCGGCCGATGCCGGCGCATGTGCAGCGCCTGGCGGTGATCACCTCGCCCACCGGCGCCGCCGTGCGCGACGTACTGAGCGTGCTGGGCCGCCGCTTCCCGCTGCTGGAAGTGGACCTGCTGCCGACCCTGGTACAGGGCAGCAGCGCCGCGGCGCAGATCACCCGCCTGCTGCAGGCCGCCGATGCCAGCGGCCGCTACGACGTGATCCTGCTGACCCGCGGTGGCGGTTCACTGGAGGACCTGTGGGCGTTCAACGATGAAGCGCTGGCTCGCGCGATTGCGGCCAGCCGCACCCCGGTGGTATCGGCGGTAGGCCACGAGACCGACTTCAGCCTCAGCGACTTCGCTGCCGACCTGCGCGCGCCGACGCCATCGGTGGCCGCCGAACTGCTGGTACCGGACCAGCGCGAACTGGCGCTGCGCCTGCGCCGCACCGCGGCGCGCATGGTGCAGCTGCAACGGCACGCGATGCAGCAGGCCATGCAGCGCGCCGACCGTGCCCTGCTGCGCCTGAACGCACAGAGCCCGCAGGCCCGCCTGGACCTGCTGCGTCGCCGCCAGCTGGACCTCGGCCGGCGCCTGCATGCGGCATTCAACCAGCAGCAGGAGCGCCGTGCCGCGCGCCTGCGTCATGCCGCGGCGGTGCTGCGCGGGCACCATCCACAACGACAGCTGGACGCGATGCAGCGCCGCCTGACCGCCCTGCGCGGGCGTCCGCAGAGTGCGATGCAGCGCCTGCTGGAACGCGATGCACTGCGCCTGCGCGGGCTGGCACGCTCACTGGAAGCGGTCAGCCCGCTGGCGACCGTGGCCCGTGGCTACAGCATCCTCACCCGCAGCGATGATGGCGCCCTGGTGCGGCACGTTGACCAGGTGCAGCAGGGTGACGCGTTGCAGGCCCGCGTCGGCGACGGCGTGATCGACGTGCAGGTCAAGTAGAGGGTTGTTCGGCAGGGCTGCGCCCTGCACCTGCCGAGGCTTCAAGCCAAGGCAACGTCAACGTCAAAAGCGAGCATTCCGTGGGATGGCGGGGCGGTGTCGGAGTGCGGGGACGCCGTGACCCCCCCTCCGGGGTCCGGCCCAGCCGCTGGCGGCTGTGCGTTCGGGCGCTTGCGAAGCAGTGCTTCGCAAGCAAAGCGCCCTCACCCATGGGGGCTTGGCAGCCGCATCCATGCGGCTGACACCCCGCACACCGGCACCGCCCCACCTCTGACAGATTTCCGCGATCTGATGGATCCACGTCATGCGTGGATGCTTTTCGATCTCGATTCGAGAAATTCGATTTCGATGGAGATTCATCCACGCATGGCGTGGATCTACTGCAGACCGCGGAAATCTGTCGAAGGCGGGGTGGGTCCGGTTGCGGGAGTGTCCGCGGCATGGATGCCGCGGCCAAGCCCCCATGGACGGGTTTACGGCGTCTCCCGCAACCGGACCCACCCCGCCATCCCACGGAATACCCGCTGTTGCTGTTGCTGTTGCTCTGGCTTCGGCGGGTGCAGGGCGCAGCCCTGCCGAGCAACGCCCTACTTCGCCTGCTCGCAGAACTTCTGCCGGTACTCGAGCGCCTTCGGCATCAGCGCCTGCAGGTTCTGGATGCGCGTACCCGGGTTCGGATGGGTGGACGCGAACTCCGGCGGCGCCTGGCCGCCACTGGCCTGTCCCATGCGCTGCCACAACGGCACCGCCTCGCGCGGATCGAAGCATGCCGCTGCGGCCAGCATCAGCCCCACTTCGTCGGCCTGCGTCTCGTGGCTGCGCGCGTAGGGCAACAGGTAACCGTAGCCCATCGCCGACATCATCATCTGTTGCTGCTGTGCATCCATGCCGCTGGCGGCACCGGCCACCTGGCCGATCTGGGTCAGCTTCTGCTGCGCCATGCGCTGGGCGCCATGCCGCAGCAGTGCGTGCGCGATCTCGTGGCCCATCACCACCGCCATCGCATCGCGCGTACGCGCCACCGGCACCAGGCCGGTATAGACCGCCATCTTGCCGCCCGGCAGGCAGAACGCGTTGGCTTGGTCGGAGGGAATCACGTTCACTTCCCATTGGAAATCCCGTGCGAAATGCGCCGGCTGCACGCCATGCTCCTGCGCCAGCGCGGTCTCCACCACATCGACCTTGGCGATCAGCCGCTGGGCAATGTCGCGCACGTCGCGTGCGATTGGCGCGTTGGGATCCATCGGCCGTTCCTGCGACAGGATCTGCTGGTAGGCCTGCAGCCCCAGCGCAGTCTCCTGGCGCGCGTCCAGGCTGCTGTCGATCATCACCTTCTCGCCGGTATAGGGATCGACCGTTCGGTTGGAGAACCAGTAGAACACCGCGTAGCCGGCGGCCAGCAGCAGCACCCACCAGCGGATGTTGCCGAACAGGCCACGCCGCTGCGGGCCTTGGGGCGAGCGGGAAAAGGGATCGTTGCGCATCGGGCGGTCGTCCGGCAGGCCCCGCCGGCCGGCGGGCACGGCACAATCTTAGTGTGCCGACGCCATTGGAGGGTGAAGCCGGGCCCGCTCAGATACCGCGCACCAGCCGGAAACCGATACGTGCGTTGGTGGTATCCGAATCCTGCGACTGCCGCCAGGCCGCGCGGGTCTGCTCCGGCGCGTTGGCCCAGTTGCCACCGCGGATGACCCGGGACCGGCAACCCGGGTTGAACCAGGCCGCGCCATCGGAAGGGGCCCGGCGGTAGCTGGCGTGCCAGCAGTCGGCGACCCATTCGCTCAGATTGCCGCCCATATCGTGCAGGCCGAAGGCATTGGCCTGGAACGTGGCGACTGGCGCCGGTCCCCACCAGCCATCGCCATAGCCGATGAACGCGTTGTGCCAGTGCCGCCCCGACGGCGATACGTCCTTGCTGCCGGTGAAATTGCCACTGCCCGGCGGTGGTGTGCCGGCATCCCCCCAGGGGTAACGGCCGCTGCTGCCGGCGCGCAGCGCATATTCGAACTCGGCCTCGCTGGGCAGGCGGTAGCTGCGCCCGGTCTGCTCGGACAGCCACGTCGCGTAGTTCTCGGCATCACGCACGCTCACGTGCATCACCGGTGAGTTGCCCAGCGCACGACCGCCGTCATAGTCCGAGCGCCAATCCACGCCACTGCGGCGGATGAAGTTGCCGCTGCGCTCGTCATAGACCACCGAATGGCCACGGCGGGTTGCGCGCGGGCGCGCGCTGGTCGCCTTCACGTAGCGCTCGAAATCGCTGACAGTGACCTCGGTGATCGCCATCGCGAAGCCGCGATCGAAGCGCACATAGTGCGACGGACGCTCGGCATCACTGGCACCCGGCTCCGCATCGCCGGCCCCCATCTGGAAACCACCATGCGGCACCACCACCATCTGTGGCCCCCGCCCGCCATCGCGCATGGCATCGCTGAACACCTGCCCGGGACGGAAGCTGCCGTAGTGGGTGGCCAGGTCGATGCGTTCGCGCAGCTGGCCCACCACCGCATCGCCCGGCAGGGCGATGCGCAGGGCCTCGGCCAGCTTTTCACGCGCCGGCTTCAGTCCCTGTGGTGTCGCCAGGTCGCGCAGGCCGTCATCACGCAATCGCAGCAGCGTGGCGGCACGGATCTGTTCGATGCGTTCGAACGCGTCGGCGATGGTCGGCGACGAATCGCGCACCTTGCTTGCCTCGGCCAGCCAGGTGCCCGCGCCGGCGAAATCCCGTGCCCGTGCGGCGTCCTCGGCACGACGGATCAACCCGCTCTCGGCGGCCGCCAGTCCTTGCCGCGCACGCCCATTGCGCTCATCCAGCGCCAGCGCCTCACGGAAGTTGCCGATGGCGCCGTCGCCATCCTCGCCAATCCGGTCCGAGCGCAGGTCCTCTTCGCCGGCGCGGTTGTACGCCACCACGCGCTGCGCGGTCTCGACTCGCCCCTGCAGTGCGCGCACTTTCTCGTCCTTCGGCGCCAGGCTGAGCAGCACCAGTGCCTGGCGGCTGGCCTCGGCCAGTGCCTCGCGCTGCTTCAGCGGCCGTACCAGCAGCGCATCGGCTTGCTGTTGCAGGCCCTGGCGGGCGCGCTGCAGGCCCTGCCGGGCCTGGCGGTCATCCGGATTCTCCTCCTGTACCGCCAGCCACAAGGGAATGGCAGCGTCGGCATCCTCGTAGAGCCGGCCTTCGGCAAAGGCCTGCTCGGCCGCGCGCCGCAGCTGCGCCAGGCTGCGTCCCTCCCGGTCCACCCGCGGCGGCGTCCAGTACTGCACGTCCTCGGCGGCATCCTCACCGGCAATGGTCACGCTGCCCTGCCCGGCCGCCGCTGTCCGGTCCGCCGCCGCGCCTTCCTGTGGCCGCGCCGGTTCGTCAGCGGCGCGCTCCGGCGTCGACGATGGCGACGGTGTGCAGCCGGCCAGGGCAACGGCCAGGGCGGTGCACAGCGCGGGCGACAACGGAAAACGCAAGCAGGACCTCCTTCTGCACGGACGCGGACCGACGTTAGGCTATTCTCCCCTGCCTGAGCAAACCCGAGTAGTAGGCCCTGACCCGTGGCAACCTGGATCACCACCCCCGCCGAGCTGGATGCGTACTTCCAGCAGCGCCCGAGCCGCATCGGCCTCGACACCGAATTCATCCGTGAACGCACCTTCTGGCCACAGCTGGCGCTGGTGCAGATGGCCGTCGGGCAGGACATCCTGCTGATCGACCCGCTGATTCCCGGCATGACCGAAGCGCTGGCACCGTGGCTGGCCGATGAATCGATCACCAAGGTGATGCACAGCGCCAGCGAAGACCTGGTCGCGTTCAAGTGGGCCTGCGGCGTGCTGCCGCGCCCGTTGTTCGACACCCAGATCGGTGCCTCGCTGGCCGGCATCGGTGGTGGCATGGGTTACCAGAAGCTGGTGGCGGAAATCACCGGCGTGGCCCTGGCCAAGGGCGAGACCCGTTCGGACTGGATGCGCCGCCCACTTTCGGAGTCGCAGCTGCAGTATGCCGCCGACGATGTAGAGCACCTGTTTGCCCTGCATGACGCCATCGATGCCAGGCTGCAGGCGCTGGGCCGCCAGCAGTGGCTGCACGACGATGGCGAGCGCCTGCTGGCCAGCGTTGCCAACGACGAAGACCGCTGGCCACACCTGGCGATGCGCTCGGCGCAGTTCCTCGATGCCGCCGCACAGCGCCGCCTGCTGCGCCTGCTGCGTTGGCGCGACGTGCAGGCGCGCAGCAGCGATCGTCCGCGCAGCTGGATCCTGGACAACGAACTGGCCGCCACCCTGGCGCGCACGCCACCGGCCGACGCCGACGCGCTGGGCACGCTGTTCGAGCAGTTCCCGAAGGCACCGCGCAAGCTAGCCGGCGCTGTGTGGCAGGCCCTGCAGACGCCGCTGGCCGATGAAGCCGAGGCACCGCTGGCATTGCCGGCCAACGACAGCAACAAGCAGGCGCTGAAGAAGCTGCAGGATGCGGTGGCCGAGCGCAGCCGCGAACTGGGCCTGCCGGATGGGGTACTGGCGTCACGCAAGCACCTGGAGAGCTATCTGGAACGTCGCCAATGGCCCGCTGCATTGGCCGGTTGGCGCCAGCAGGAACTGGAATCGCG from the Stenotrophomonas maltophilia genome contains:
- the mutL gene encoding DNA mismatch repair endonuclease MutL, producing MTSAAHPRPIRPLPDILINQIAAGEVVERPASVVKELVENAIDAGASRVDIDLEEGGVRLIRIRDNGSGIAPEQLPLAVSRHATSKIADLDDLESVATLGFRGEALPSIASVSRFTLASRRAHDEHGSALQIEGGKIGEVTPRAHAPGTTVEVRELFYNVPARRKFLRAERTELGHIEEWLRSLALARPDVELRVSHNGKASRRYKPGDLYSDARLAETLGEDFANQAVRVDHSGAGLRLHGWIAQPHYSRASADQQYLYVNGRSVRDRSVAHAVKMAYGDVLYHGRQPAYVLFLELDPTRVDVNVHPAKHEVRFRDSRLVHDFVYRTLKDALADTRAGMSAQEIGAVPAHPVDASATPMASSAGASGFGLVRGPAPGSGSGGGGGFSGWRPQQPLGLQVADAPAAYAALYAAPSGAERGATLPPMPSENGLPVTSADAGVPPLGYAIAQLHGIYILAENAEGLIVVDMHAAHERIGYERLKNAHDGIGLQSQPLLVPITLAVGEREADTAESEAETLAALGFEVTRAGPGSLHVRSIPALLAHAEPEGLLRDVLTDLREHGQSRRVASARDELLSTMACHGAVRANRRLTVPEMNALLRDMEITERSGQCNHGRPTWARFSLAEIDRWFLRGR
- a CDS encoding N-acetylmuramoyl-L-alanine amidase: MRPGNRLIAICAAVGLGLASVSAWAGEVRQVLLNTGATGTRAEISLVGSGGYKTLSLAGPNRLVVDFPDSSAIRNLKMPAAQGVVTAVRTGQPVPGTFRVVFDLAESVAPFRPQMQREGNESKLVIEWPGDGPAVAASRPAVTPAVQPQAPASTPAPTPAESAQSRNDAARATALLTAQVQQQASAAAATPATPTPAPSTAPAQVAAAGTAASSTPSSSPAAILAGQRTAAVVTTPPATVPAPAPTPVEPPRPAMPSDASRIRMQAGMRHLVVAIDPGHGGQDPGAIGPTGKREKDVTLAVARELARQVNATPGLKAYLTRDSDVFIPLPMRAQKARANKADIFISIHADAAENRSATGSSVYVLSTKGASSQRARWLADKENAADLVGGVRLQQTEGTLANVLLDLAQSGYMKASEDAAGHVLGGLKRIGNNHKPNIERANFAVLRTSDMPAMLVETAFISNPDEERRLIDPAYQRKIAGAVLDGVHTFFSRQPPPGTLYAARAQAEIDAAGTMAGGSK
- the tsaE gene encoding tRNA (adenosine(37)-N6)-threonylcarbamoyltransferase complex ATPase subunit type 1 TsaE, producing MTEFFLADSDATELLGQWLAATRPPQALIELRGDLGAGKSTTARALLRALGVQGAIRSPTYTLVERYPLASGGEAWHLDLYRIGQAGELDFLGLDEGSAVLWLVEWPERGAGALPPTDLVVALEIEDKGRRVRLTGASDAGREWLERLPQGGDLQAISVG
- a CDS encoding bifunctional ADP-dependent NAD(P)H-hydrate dehydratase/NAD(P)H-hydrate epimerase, producing the protein MPDLSLLFDTAAARALDRRASALAGDGGWSLMAQAGLAGWQCLLQQWPEALQLCVLVGAGNNGGDGYVLASHALRSGRQVQVVTLPGRSPATVLAAQAAAEFATAGGSVVEFDGHLPDAEVYVDALFGLGLDRAPSGMARALIEALNAARGPVLAMDVPSGVDADSGCVPGVAVKADVTLQFIACHRGLYTGDALEQVGQRRLAPLELPDQAWDGIQASAQRWTGDRLKALLPPRRANTHKGESGHVLCVGGNHGSGGAIAMAAEAALRAGAGLLSLGTRRDHVGALLARLPEAMTHALEDGDALPALLDRATVVAIGPGLGQDEWARALFARVLACGKPLVVDADALNLLAQDPRALPGAILTPHPGEAARLLGCSSADIQANRYASAQALAERFHAVVVLKGAGSIVAAPAQTPRLIAAGNPGMAVGGMGDLLTGIIASLRAQGLAAFDAAAAGALLHALAGDSAAADGARGLLPTDLLAPLRRLANPDLSP
- the queG gene encoding tRNA epoxyqueuosine(34) reductase QueG; this translates as MSPVPAPVDPAQAVQRIRELARAHGFQRCGIAGIELGEDEAHLADWLGQGLYGTMDWMARHGTLRARPAELLPGTVRVISVGMDYSHKDDTEAWATLADPGRAYVARYALGRDYHKLMRNRLQKLATQINDEVAPLGYRVFVDSAPVLERALARNAGLGWIGKHTCLIDRHGGSWFFIGEIYIDIPLPIDTPATAHCGTCTRCIDVCPTQAIIGPQRLDARRCISYLTIEHDGAIPEDMRPLIGNRIYGCDDCQLVCPWNKFARRTDEADFRARNQLDTARLDQLFAWDEAEFLRRTEGSPIRRSGHERWLRNIAVALGNAPASAEALAALHTRIDDPSPLVREHVQWALGQHAAR
- the xseA gene encoding exodeoxyribonuclease VII large subunit, giving the protein MQPRNDDIFTPSQLNTLARDLLEGSFPAIWVEAELGSVARPASGHLYFTLKDARAQLRAAMFRMKAQYLKFVPREGMRVLVRGKVTLYDARGEYQMALDHMEEAGEGALRRAFEELKARLEAEGLFDPARKRPMPAHVQRLAVITSPTGAAVRDVLSVLGRRFPLLEVDLLPTLVQGSSAAAQITRLLQAADASGRYDVILLTRGGGSLEDLWAFNDEALARAIAASRTPVVSAVGHETDFSLSDFAADLRAPTPSVAAELLVPDQRELALRLRRTAARMVQLQRHAMQQAMQRADRALLRLNAQSPQARLDLLRRRQLDLGRRLHAAFNQQQERRAARLRHAAAVLRGHHPQRQLDAMQRRLTALRGRPQSAMQRLLERDALRLRGLARSLEAVSPLATVARGYSILTRSDDGALVRHVDQVQQGDALQARVGDGVIDVQVK
- a CDS encoding M48 family metallopeptidase — encoded protein: MRNDPFSRSPQGPQRRGLFGNIRWWVLLLAAGYAVFYWFSNRTVDPYTGEKVMIDSSLDARQETALGLQAYQQILSQERPMDPNAPIARDVRDIAQRLIAKVDVVETALAQEHGVQPAHFARDFQWEVNVIPSDQANAFCLPGGKMAVYTGLVPVARTRDAMAVVMGHEIAHALLRHGAQRMAQQKLTQIGQVAGAASGMDAQQQQMMMSAMGYGYLLPYARSHETQADEVGLMLAAAACFDPREAVPLWQRMGQASGGQAPPEFASTHPNPGTRIQNLQALMPKALEYRQKFCEQAK